The Triticum urartu cultivar G1812 chromosome 6, Tu2.1, whole genome shotgun sequence genome includes the window GTGCAGAAGCATGGGATGAGAGGAGGAGAGGAGCGATGATGGACGGGGTTGCCCCGCTCCCACAGAAGCACAAGGTGGAAGATGACCTGTAAAACAGGTCTTTTTTTGGGTACGATGGGCCGCCAATCTTAGTGTGCTGCACTGGGGTTGGTCGAACTCGGTATTCATAGTAGCCCAGGCGATGTATAAGAGCCCCTTTGGCAAGGGCTGGCATCATTTTTGATATTTGAATTCTTTACTTCTTTTCTTGATAATCATGCTTGCTTAAGTTTGCTTTACTTCTTTTTTGCAGCTGCCATCCATGGGGATAGTGGACTGATGCTGATTCTGTTTTAGACGCCCTCAGGCTTTGCAATTTTCACATTTTGTGGGTTACTTATTAACCGACCAAATGCTGTGGAGGTGTACTATATGTTCTTCCTTCCTTGGTTACGGATGTGCTTGCTTTCTCTTGTTGTCTATGTCAATTACCTAATTTTCTGTTTTATCCTTGTCTCTTCCAGGAAATATGGGTTAACTTTAGTGATAGTCGGAAGGCAAAACGTGTTAGTGCCCACTTCTTTCGTTTGATTCCCTGCTTCTGATTGTTATTTTCTTATGTTGTTCGCCGCCAAATTAATCCTACTAGTTATCTTGCACCATTCATGATTgcctcattatttatttattttgtgttgaggGAGGAACATTATTGTTCATTACTACTTCTTAAATAATTGAGAGGCTAACACAACTTTCATCCATAATTCTAAATGTACCCTTGATGCAAATGCATGCACGTCCAAAACTACTTCTGCTAAATTAAGTATCATGTCATCGGTGTAACAGGACTTCTAACAAATcagttactccctccgttcctaaatgtAAGACCTTTTAGGATTCCACTAcagactacatacggagcaaaatgagtgaatctacgcTCTAAAGtgcgtctatatacatccgtatgtagttcatagtggaatctctaaaaGGTCTTATACTTAGGAACTgaggatcggagggagtacttgaTGTGCTGCTACTACTGAAGAGCAGCACTGTGGTCTGTTGCAAAACTACATCTCATTACCTTGCTTTATGAACTTATATAATCTGAATTACACTAGTATTTGATGAAGGTTCTATCGTGACGGTTAAGATATATCTACTGAATCAGCATCCTCTCCTGATTGAGAGACATGACATGATAATTCATTAATCGATTCTTTTTGCCACTGAACATGGTCATCCTTGTTTATATCTTTGTCAGGCTGTTTTGCTGGAAGAGTTTCAAACTTTTGAGGACAAGTCCAGCGCCATTAATGAAAGTACTGGTGTCAGCAAAAGGCTTATTAAGATGATCATGAACTGTCGCTTCCCTGATCAGAAAATGGCTGTTGGAAAGCCTGAATATAAAAAAATTATTGAAGAGAGACTGGTGAGTATTAAGTTCCTGGTTTATCTATATTTTGAACTACTTTCATCATCATTTTTGCTGTGATTTCTTCCAGAAAATAGACTGCCTGTATAATACAGCTGTAATGGAGGTAATGTGGGGCGTACAGCATTGCATGCGAAGTTTGGTGCCTGAGGAGAAATCACAGCTGGCTGAAGCTGACCGTCTCCCGCTGAGTCTAGGACTGCAATATGTACTGAGTCATTATGGCTGTGATGTCGAATCAGATATGGTGAGTTAACTAGTTACCATGCTTTTTATTTTATAGCTCCCTGTCATTTGGTATTGCACTGTATGATAGCTTGTGTTATGTGCAACTTCTATAGAAAATATAGTTGCATCTTTGCTttagtgataaagcaatcttcttTGTGTCCAGGTCAGTGAGCAAATCGTTGCCACGGCTTCTGCCTTGTTTCAGTGTGATTCTGTTGAGAAGAAGTATTCTAGAGCCTTGCGCAATGCAGGTGATCTCATTAAGGATGTATGTGGCATCAACTGTGAGGGTTGGACGTTACTGAAAATTGCAAAAGCTCTGAAGATGATATGGTGGCCTGAATTTGGCGATTCCTGTGAGGTAAACTGTAATACTATTTCGGAAGGAAGCCgataactgccacacgtgtggcgTGGAGGGCAACCCGCCCGCACGCATCGTGTGGCATGGACGGGAACCGCCCCGCACGACCTCGTCCGCGCGCACAAAAGCGCGCCCGCACGTCCGGTGCGTGGCAACCTCGCCCGCACTGCCTCGTCCGGGCCAGACGAGCCGCTGCCCGTACGACCCAGCCGTTCCCGACCTCTGATCCGTCCCCTTTCTCGTCTGCGCCCTCGCCTCCTGCCTGTTGAACCCCGACCTCCGTCGCCGGCCATCTCTGGTTGCCATGGCAATCAGGGAGGATCTGTAGGGCGCTCCCACCGCAAACCACACCCCTTATCTCCCCCCACCCCATCCCACCCCCAACCCCACTCCAACAACGCCCTCCAGAGACGACCAGCTAAAAGCAGGTGAATCTCCCGATCTCCCTACTGTTTCTCATCCTCCTGGGCAGAAAATTGCAAAATTACCGACGAAGTTGGTAACTAGATCCATCCTACAGGGTTAAAACACTACATACGTTGTGTGACTTCGCAGTTGCCAAGCAGAATACACTAGATCTGCCATGTAGTACGCTAGAGATAACCGTGAGTTCTCAGTAGGTTGATGCTCCTAGTTGGTGAATGAATGGATGTGCAGGAATCCATAAAAAGGGAGAGAGAATTGATAAATTTGGAATAATGGGGGGTGTGAAAATTAATTGCCATTGGTGTATAACGTCAGTTGCCATCTGTCATTGTCGTCAACTGCCACCATGTCAACTTATTGCTTGCCATCCTATTGTAGAGCCTGATGCCATCGAATCAAACGGATAGCTAGCATCAGATTTTAGAAAAGGATAGTGGATGTGCATGTCCTACTAGCCATGATATGTTGGTTGCCAACGCATGAAAATGTGATAGCACTGACGTGTTAACTTTTACATGCAAGCAGTACAATGATAAAAAAAATTTGGATTGTTGATGCCTTCTTGTTCATCCAGGGATTGAGAGCACATCAGAACAGAAGCGAGACACGAAAAAGAATGAATCACGAAGATGGTGCAGATGATTGGGGTTCTCAAAGGCCAGAAACGCCGCCACCTTTCGATGCATCAGAGTACAGTCAGCTCATCTCTGCAGGGCCGTTGCTGCCGCTGCTAGAACAGTATGCAGGCGTAGGTACGATGCGTGCTAAAAAATGAAGAGAAACATTTGCCATCTTCGCGACGATGGACATGACATTCTACTTATGTCGTGCACTATCATTTGTCTTGCAGGTTCTTATGACCAGAACACTCTTAGGGGGGCCCCGTGGCAAGTGCAGTCACAAGGCGCTAACGCTGACAAATGTACGGGCAGCCAACTCCAACTAGCTAGTATGGCTAATCAAGGTAATGAAAAAACGAAAAAAGAGCACATAATGCTGTGGACATAAAAAATGAACATGAAAAAAAGATGGCAAAAGGACTCACGAGTTTTCACGGGTGTAAAATGCAGAGCCTTCGTGCAGCACGTGGAATCGGGCAGCACCCATGTACCTGCCATCGACGTCGTACACAGGTGAGTCCATAAACATAGTGAAGATGCGGATGCTCAGTCAGC containing:
- the LOC125513789 gene encoding uncharacterized protein LOC125513789, which gives rise to MIMNCRFPDQKMAVGKPEYKKIIEERLKIDCLYNTAVMEVMWGVQHCMRSLVPEEKSQLAEADRLPLSLGLQYVLSHYGCDVESDMVSEQIVATASALFQCDSVEKKYSRALRNAGDLIKDVCGINCEGWTLLKIAKALKMIWWPEFGDSCEGLRAHQNRSETRKRMNHEDGADDWGSQRPETPPPFDASEYSQLISAGPLLPLLEQYAGVGSYDQNTLRGAPWQVQSQGANADKCTGSQLQLASMANQEPSCSTWNRAAPMYLPSTSYTGYYAGGDPANVSWQASQIPGGSRHYGVTNHT